A window of the Lolium perenne isolate Kyuss_39 chromosome 7, Kyuss_2.0, whole genome shotgun sequence genome harbors these coding sequences:
- the LOC127312037 gene encoding probable potassium transporter 13 isoform X1 produces the protein MDLEGGVQPRSKKSSWGWQKGTLLLAYQSFGVVYGDLCISPVYVYKNTFSGKLRLHEEDEEILGVLSLVFWSLTLIPLLKYIILVLGADDNGEGGTFALYSLMCRRSRMGLLNSLHAGHGSLSTYNKDEPCKESRSSLIIRGFFEKHYSLRVVLLLFVLMGTSMVIGDGVLTPTMSGLHGFLQCCQLFLASESSSQSYMKVSSCLTELRYYTVLVACIVLVGLFALQHYGTHRVGFLFAPILISWLACIGGIGIYNLLKWNPSVVRALSPYYIYNFFRKAGKDGWSSLGGIVLCITGAEAMFADLGHFSKLSLRLGFTIVVYPCLVLAYMGEAAYLSKHREDLQSSFYKALPDRVFWPVLIIATLATAVGSQAIISATFSIISQCRALGCFPRIKVVHTSSHVHGQIYIPEVNWTLMSLCLAVTIGFRDTEMIGNAYGLAVILVMFATTCLMFLVITTVWNRSVVWAALFAAGFGSVELLYLSACLAKVPHGGWLPLLLSLATLLVMSAWHYGTAKKQEYELQNKVCLDHLLGLIGSGSMGLVRVPGVGFVYSDGGAGATGVPPMFAHFVTNFPAFHRVLVFVSLQTLTVPKVPPEERFLVGRIGRPEYRLFRCVVRYGYKEGRWDHFNFENQLLVKVVEFLRLQADGADGERSSSVSGEMSVIPAAPSQAVVDALASMGSCEISNDKGYSKKVRFEEMPAAAAAWRREETRSEVRELLEEREAGVSYMVGHTCVFAHESSSAVKKFAVNVVYGFLRRNSRRPAVVLGIPHTSLIEVGMAYRV, from the exons ATGGATTTGGAGGGTGGTGTGCAGCCCAGGAGCAAGAAGAGTTCTTGG GGATGGCAGAAAGGGACGCTTCTACTGGCATACCAGAGCTTCGGTGTAGTGTACGGCGACCTCTGCATATCTCCAGTGTACGTCTACAAGAATACATTTTCTGGGAAACTTCGTCTCCACGAGGAAGACGAAGAGATCCTCGGCGTGCTGTCCTTGGTCTTCTGGAGCCTCACCCTCATACCTCTCCTCAAGTACATCATCCTGGTCCTTGGTGCTGACGACAATGGAGAAG GTGGGACGTTTGCATTGTACTCGCTGATGTGCAGGCGCTCCAGGATGGGCCTGCTGAACAGCTTGCACGCCGGCCATGGCTCCTTGTCGACGTACAACAAGGACGAGCCCTGCAAGGAGTCAAGGAGCAGCCTCATTATCAGGGGATTCTTCGAGAAACATTACTCGCTACGCGTCGTGCTGCTGCTCTTCGTTCTCATGGGCACCAGTATGGTCATCGGAGACGGCGTCTTGACCCCGACAATGTCAG GGTTACATGGTTTCCTGCAGTGTTGTCAGCTGTTTCTGGCCTCAGAATCAAGTTCCCAGAGCTACATGAAAGTAAGCAGCTGTTTAACTGAATTACGTT ATTACACCGTGCTAGTTGCATGCATCGTTCTAGTGGGACTTTTCGCGCTCCAGCACTATGGAACACACCGTGTCGGTTTCCTGTTTGCTCCGATTCTGATTTCCTGGCTCGCTTGTATTGGCGGCATTGGGATTTACAACCTTTTGAAGTGGAACCCTAGTGTTGTCCGTGCTCTGTCCCCATATTACATATACAACTTCTTCAGGAAGGCTGGCAAGGATGGATGGAGCTCACTTGGAGGAATTGTTCTCTGCATTACAG GTGCTGAAGCAATGTTTGCTGATCTTGGGCATTTCTCAAAGCTTTCACTGAGG CTTGGGTTCACAATTGTTGTGTATCCTTGCTTAGTTCTGGCTTACATGGGTGAGGCTGCTTATTTGTCTAAACACAGGGAAGATCTCCAAAGTAGCTTTTACAAAGCTCTTCCAG ACCGTGTGTTCTGGCCGGTTCTGATCATCGCGACGCTGGCCACCGCCGTGGGGAGCCAGGCGATCATCTCTGCCACGTTCTCCATCATCAGCCAGTGCCGGGCCCTGGGCTGCTTCCCGCGCATCAAGGTGGTGCACACGTCCAGTCATGTCCACGGCCAGATCTACATCCCGGAGGTGAACTGGACCCTCATGTCCCTCTGCCTCGCCGTCACCATCGGCTTCCGAGACACGGAGATGATCGGGAACGCCTACGGCCTCGCCGTGATCTTGGTGATGTTCGCGACGACATGCCTGATGTTCCTGGTGATCACCACGGTGTGGAACCGATCGGTCGTGTGGGCAGCGCTCTTCGCCGCCGGCTTCGGGTCCGTCGAGCTCCTCTACCTCTCGGCGTGCCTGGCAAAGGTGCCCCACGGTGGCTGGCTGCCCTTGCTGCTCTCCCTGGCCACGCTGCTCGTCATGTCCGCGTGGCACTACGGCACGGCGAAGAAGCAGGAGTACGAGCTGCAGAACAAAGTGTGCCTGGACCACCTCCTCGGCCTCATCGGTTCCGGCAGCATGGGCCTCGTGCGCGTCCCCGGGGTGGGATTCGTCTACTCCGATGGCGGCGCCGGCGCCACGGGCGTGCCGCCCATGTTCGCGCACTTCGTCACCAACTTCCCGGCATTCCACCGGGTGCTCGTCTTCGTGTCGCTGCAGACGCTCACGGTGCCCAAGGTGCCGCCCGAGGAGCGGTTCCTCGTGGGCCGGATCGGGCGGCCGGAGTACCGGCTGTTCCGCTGCGTCGTAAGGTACGGGTACAAGGAAGGGAGGTGGGACCACTTCAACTTCGAGAACCAGCTGCTGGTGAAGGTGGTCGAGTTCCTCCGACTGCAGGCCGACGGCGCCGACGGCGAGCGGTCGTCCAGTGTCTCCGGCGAGATGTCGGTCATACCAGCCGCGCCCAGCCAGGCCGTCGTGGACGCGCTGGCGTCCATGGGCTCCTGCGAGATCAGCAATGACAAAGGCTACAGCAAGAAGGTGCGGTTCGAGGAGATgccggcggcggccgcggcgtggAGGAGGGAGGAGACGAGATCGGAGGTGAGGGAGCTGCTGGAGGAGCGGGAGGCCGGGGTGTCGTACATGGTCGGGCACACCTGCGTCTTCGCGCATGAGTCGTCGTCGGCCGTCAAGAAGTTCGCCGTCAACGTTGTTTACGGGTTCCTCCGGCGTAACTCACGGAGGCCAGCCGTCGTTCTCGGCATCCCCCACACGTCCCTCATCGAGGTCGGCATGGCGTACAGGGTATGA
- the LOC127312037 gene encoding probable potassium transporter 13 isoform X2, translated as MDLEGGVQPRSKKSSWGWQKGTLLLAYQSFGVVYGDLCISPVYVYKNTFSGKLRLHEEDEEILGVLSLVFWSLTLIPLLKYIILVLGADDNGEGGTFALYSLMCRRSRMGLLNSLHAGHGSLSTYNKDEPCKESRSSLIIRGFFEKHYSLRVVLLLFVLMGTSMVIGDGVLTPTMSVLSAVSGLRIKFPELHENYTVLVACIVLVGLFALQHYGTHRVGFLFAPILISWLACIGGIGIYNLLKWNPSVVRALSPYYIYNFFRKAGKDGWSSLGGIVLCITGAEAMFADLGHFSKLSLRLGFTIVVYPCLVLAYMGEAAYLSKHREDLQSSFYKALPDRVFWPVLIIATLATAVGSQAIISATFSIISQCRALGCFPRIKVVHTSSHVHGQIYIPEVNWTLMSLCLAVTIGFRDTEMIGNAYGLAVILVMFATTCLMFLVITTVWNRSVVWAALFAAGFGSVELLYLSACLAKVPHGGWLPLLLSLATLLVMSAWHYGTAKKQEYELQNKVCLDHLLGLIGSGSMGLVRVPGVGFVYSDGGAGATGVPPMFAHFVTNFPAFHRVLVFVSLQTLTVPKVPPEERFLVGRIGRPEYRLFRCVVRYGYKEGRWDHFNFENQLLVKVVEFLRLQADGADGERSSSVSGEMSVIPAAPSQAVVDALASMGSCEISNDKGYSKKVRFEEMPAAAAAWRREETRSEVRELLEEREAGVSYMVGHTCVFAHESSSAVKKFAVNVVYGFLRRNSRRPAVVLGIPHTSLIEVGMAYRV; from the exons ATGGATTTGGAGGGTGGTGTGCAGCCCAGGAGCAAGAAGAGTTCTTGG GGATGGCAGAAAGGGACGCTTCTACTGGCATACCAGAGCTTCGGTGTAGTGTACGGCGACCTCTGCATATCTCCAGTGTACGTCTACAAGAATACATTTTCTGGGAAACTTCGTCTCCACGAGGAAGACGAAGAGATCCTCGGCGTGCTGTCCTTGGTCTTCTGGAGCCTCACCCTCATACCTCTCCTCAAGTACATCATCCTGGTCCTTGGTGCTGACGACAATGGAGAAG GTGGGACGTTTGCATTGTACTCGCTGATGTGCAGGCGCTCCAGGATGGGCCTGCTGAACAGCTTGCACGCCGGCCATGGCTCCTTGTCGACGTACAACAAGGACGAGCCCTGCAAGGAGTCAAGGAGCAGCCTCATTATCAGGGGATTCTTCGAGAAACATTACTCGCTACGCGTCGTGCTGCTGCTCTTCGTTCTCATGGGCACCAGTATGGTCATCGGAGACGGCGTCTTGACCCCGACAATGTCAG TGTTGTCAGCTGTTTCTGGCCTCAGAATCAAGTTCCCAGAGCTACATGAAA ATTACACCGTGCTAGTTGCATGCATCGTTCTAGTGGGACTTTTCGCGCTCCAGCACTATGGAACACACCGTGTCGGTTTCCTGTTTGCTCCGATTCTGATTTCCTGGCTCGCTTGTATTGGCGGCATTGGGATTTACAACCTTTTGAAGTGGAACCCTAGTGTTGTCCGTGCTCTGTCCCCATATTACATATACAACTTCTTCAGGAAGGCTGGCAAGGATGGATGGAGCTCACTTGGAGGAATTGTTCTCTGCATTACAG GTGCTGAAGCAATGTTTGCTGATCTTGGGCATTTCTCAAAGCTTTCACTGAGG CTTGGGTTCACAATTGTTGTGTATCCTTGCTTAGTTCTGGCTTACATGGGTGAGGCTGCTTATTTGTCTAAACACAGGGAAGATCTCCAAAGTAGCTTTTACAAAGCTCTTCCAG ACCGTGTGTTCTGGCCGGTTCTGATCATCGCGACGCTGGCCACCGCCGTGGGGAGCCAGGCGATCATCTCTGCCACGTTCTCCATCATCAGCCAGTGCCGGGCCCTGGGCTGCTTCCCGCGCATCAAGGTGGTGCACACGTCCAGTCATGTCCACGGCCAGATCTACATCCCGGAGGTGAACTGGACCCTCATGTCCCTCTGCCTCGCCGTCACCATCGGCTTCCGAGACACGGAGATGATCGGGAACGCCTACGGCCTCGCCGTGATCTTGGTGATGTTCGCGACGACATGCCTGATGTTCCTGGTGATCACCACGGTGTGGAACCGATCGGTCGTGTGGGCAGCGCTCTTCGCCGCCGGCTTCGGGTCCGTCGAGCTCCTCTACCTCTCGGCGTGCCTGGCAAAGGTGCCCCACGGTGGCTGGCTGCCCTTGCTGCTCTCCCTGGCCACGCTGCTCGTCATGTCCGCGTGGCACTACGGCACGGCGAAGAAGCAGGAGTACGAGCTGCAGAACAAAGTGTGCCTGGACCACCTCCTCGGCCTCATCGGTTCCGGCAGCATGGGCCTCGTGCGCGTCCCCGGGGTGGGATTCGTCTACTCCGATGGCGGCGCCGGCGCCACGGGCGTGCCGCCCATGTTCGCGCACTTCGTCACCAACTTCCCGGCATTCCACCGGGTGCTCGTCTTCGTGTCGCTGCAGACGCTCACGGTGCCCAAGGTGCCGCCCGAGGAGCGGTTCCTCGTGGGCCGGATCGGGCGGCCGGAGTACCGGCTGTTCCGCTGCGTCGTAAGGTACGGGTACAAGGAAGGGAGGTGGGACCACTTCAACTTCGAGAACCAGCTGCTGGTGAAGGTGGTCGAGTTCCTCCGACTGCAGGCCGACGGCGCCGACGGCGAGCGGTCGTCCAGTGTCTCCGGCGAGATGTCGGTCATACCAGCCGCGCCCAGCCAGGCCGTCGTGGACGCGCTGGCGTCCATGGGCTCCTGCGAGATCAGCAATGACAAAGGCTACAGCAAGAAGGTGCGGTTCGAGGAGATgccggcggcggccgcggcgtggAGGAGGGAGGAGACGAGATCGGAGGTGAGGGAGCTGCTGGAGGAGCGGGAGGCCGGGGTGTCGTACATGGTCGGGCACACCTGCGTCTTCGCGCATGAGTCGTCGTCGGCCGTCAAGAAGTTCGCCGTCAACGTTGTTTACGGGTTCCTCCGGCGTAACTCACGGAGGCCAGCCGTCGTTCTCGGCATCCCCCACACGTCCCTCATCGAGGTCGGCATGGCGTACAGGGTATGA